A portion of the Chelonia mydas isolate rCheMyd1 chromosome 23, rCheMyd1.pri.v2, whole genome shotgun sequence genome contains these proteins:
- the LOC119564878 gene encoding immunoglobulin superfamily member 1-like isoform X1: MASAPTVLFLGCWLAGHSGVWGEPSYPKPNISLSPSGGVSLGGAVSVWCRGQHWGMRFVLNKEGRHFPPVASSGFEAVFPISNVSREDRGNYSCSYQNRSGSAAASPPSDPVELVVRDPSLPRPSISLSPTGVTAPGADVTIRCQGQRQDVRFFLHKAGDLNPPRHMDPAGDGAEFHIPTVGRQHGGNYSCSYRPRSEPFNSSDPSDPVQLMVAGESGPLAPPCLTIHIIAGASAAAAGLLLLVAFLCFRKTRARKGAARRSSSTSRMGTLKASAQQDPIYDSIDEGKEPQTLGESCP; this comes from the exons atgGCGTCTGCTCCCACCGTCCTCTTTCTTG gctgctggctggctggtcacagcggggtgtggggag agcccagctaccCCAAACCCAACATCTCCCTGAGCCCCAGCGGAGGGGTCTCCCTGGGGGGAGCCGTGTCCGTCTGGTGTCGGGGGCAGCACTGGGGCATGCGGTTCGTGCTGAATAAAGAGGGACGCCATTTCCCACCTGTGGCTTCGAGCGGGTTTGAGGCTGTGTTTCCCATCAGCAACGTGAGCCGGGAGGACCGGGGGAACTACAGCTGCTCCTATCAGAACAGATCGGGGTCAGCCGCCGCATCgccccccagcgaccccgtggagctggtggtGAGAG ATCCCAGCTTacccagaccctccatctctctgagccCCACTGGAGTCACAGCCCCAGGGGCAGATGTCACCATCCGGTGTCAGGGGCAGCGCCAGGACGTGAGGTTCTTCCTGCACAAGGCTGGAGACCTGAACCCGCCGcgacacatggaccctgctggggacggggccgaGTTCCACATCCCCACCGTGGGCCGGCAGCACGGAGGGAACTACAGCTGCAGCTACCGGCCCCGATCAGAGCCCTTCAACTCCTCGGACCCCAGCGACCCCGTGCAGCTGatggtagcag GCGAATCGGGACCTCTGGCACCTCCGTGTCTGACCATCCACATCATCGCCGGGGCGAGTGCGGCAGCCGCCGGCCTCCTCCTCCTGGTGGCCTTCCTCTGCTTCCGAAAAACCCGAGCCA GAAAAGGAGCTGCACGGAGATCGAGCAG CACCAGCCGTATGGGGACATTAAAGGCATCGGCTC
- the LOC119564878 gene encoding immunoglobulin superfamily member 1-like isoform X2: MASAPTVLFLGCWLAGHSGVWGEPSYPKPNISLSPSGGVSLGGAVSVWCRGQHWGMRFVLNKEGRHFPPVASSGFEAVFPISNVSREDRGNYSCSYQNRSGSAAASPPSDPVELVVRDPSLPRPSISLSPTGVTAPGADVTIRCQGQRQDVRFFLHKAGDLNPPRHMDPAGDGAEFHIPTVGRQHGGNYSCSYRPRSEPFNSSDPSDPVQLMVAGESGPLAPPCLTIHIIAGASAAAAGLLLLVAFLCFRKTRARKGAARRSSRGKAAPESAQPSVYAAINMTRGAPQ; the protein is encoded by the exons atgGCGTCTGCTCCCACCGTCCTCTTTCTTG gctgctggctggctggtcacagcggggtgtggggag agcccagctaccCCAAACCCAACATCTCCCTGAGCCCCAGCGGAGGGGTCTCCCTGGGGGGAGCCGTGTCCGTCTGGTGTCGGGGGCAGCACTGGGGCATGCGGTTCGTGCTGAATAAAGAGGGACGCCATTTCCCACCTGTGGCTTCGAGCGGGTTTGAGGCTGTGTTTCCCATCAGCAACGTGAGCCGGGAGGACCGGGGGAACTACAGCTGCTCCTATCAGAACAGATCGGGGTCAGCCGCCGCATCgccccccagcgaccccgtggagctggtggtGAGAG ATCCCAGCTTacccagaccctccatctctctgagccCCACTGGAGTCACAGCCCCAGGGGCAGATGTCACCATCCGGTGTCAGGGGCAGCGCCAGGACGTGAGGTTCTTCCTGCACAAGGCTGGAGACCTGAACCCGCCGcgacacatggaccctgctggggacggggccgaGTTCCACATCCCCACCGTGGGCCGGCAGCACGGAGGGAACTACAGCTGCAGCTACCGGCCCCGATCAGAGCCCTTCAACTCCTCGGACCCCAGCGACCCCGTGCAGCTGatggtagcag GCGAATCGGGACCTCTGGCACCTCCGTGTCTGACCATCCACATCATCGCCGGGGCGAGTGCGGCAGCCGCCGGCCTCCTCCTCCTGGTGGCCTTCCTCTGCTTCCGAAAAACCCGAGCCA GAAAAGGAGCTGCACGGAGATCGAGCAG